One window from the genome of Dioscorea cayenensis subsp. rotundata cultivar TDr96_F1 chromosome 3, TDr96_F1_v2_PseudoChromosome.rev07_lg8_w22 25.fasta, whole genome shotgun sequence encodes:
- the LOC120253142 gene encoding monogalactosyldiacylglycerol synthase, chloroplastic isoform X1 produces the protein MPSSLSQEPTVSSLHLHLHPSSPSSPLLLSFPFSSFPSFPSLLFKSPSKLQSFLNDFNRLARFHCYRFPLSFSSLSLSDSHSVLVDDPLPLPPSPFDSSKKVLILMSDTGGGHRASAEAIKAAFNQEFGDEYQVFVTDLWTDHTPWPFNQLPKSYNFLVKHGTLWKMTYYGSAPRLVHQPHFAATSTFIAREVEKGLMKYQPDIIISVHPLMQHVPLRILRAKGLLNKIVFTTVVTDLSTCHPTWFHKLVTRCYCPSTEVAKRALKAGLKPSQIKVYGLPVRPSFVKQVRPKDELRRELGMDEYLPAVLLMGGGEGMGPIEATARALGDALFNETLGEPIGQMLVICGRNKKLANKLQSIDWKIPVKVLGFVTKMEECMGACDCIITKAGPGTIAEAMIRGLPIILNGYIAGQEAGNVPYVVENGCGKFSKSPKEIAKIVADWFGPKADELNTMSQHALKLARPDAVFKIVHDLDELVRERSLLVPEYSCVT, from the exons ATGCCTTCATCCCTCTCCCAAGAACCCACTGTTTCctctctccatctccatctccatccttcctctccttcttcaccTCTCCTCCTCTCCTTCCCCTTCTCCTCCTTCCCTTCCTTCCCTTCCCTCCTCTTCAAATCCCCCTCTAAGCTCCAATCCTTCCTCAATGACTTCAATCGCCTCGCCCGCTTCCACTGCTACCGCTTCCCTCTTTCCTTctcctccctctccctctctgACTCCCATTCCGTCCTTGTTGACGATCCCTTGCCTCTCCCTCCTTCCCCCTTCGATTCTTCCAAGAAGGTTTTGATCCTGATGAGCGACACTGGTGGCGGCCACCGCGCCTCCGCTGAGGCTATCAAGGCTGCTTTCAATCAGGAGTTTGGTGATGAGTATCAG GTTTTTGTTACAGATTTGTGGACGGATCACACGCCATGGCCGTTCAATCAGCTTCCCAAAAGCTATAATTTTTTGGTGAAGCATGGGACTTTGTGGAAGATGACTTATTATGGTTCTGCTCCGCGGTTGGTGCATCAGCCTCACTTTGCTGCCACTTCCACTTTCATTGCTAG GGAGGTTGAGAAAGGACTCATGAAGTATCAGCCAGATATTATTATCAGTGTACATCCGCTTATGCAACATGTGCCCCTTCGAATTTTACGGGCCAAAGGTCTGCTGAACAAGATTGTTTTTACGACAGTTGTCACAGATCTTAGCACTTGCCATCCAACATG GTTTCACAAACTTGTAACAAGATGCTATTGCCCTTCTACTGAAGTAGCAAAAAGGGCACTAAAAGCTGGGTTGAAGCCTTCCCAAATTAAGGTCTATGGCCTTCCAGTACGGCCATCTTTTGTTAAACAAGTTCGACCAAAG GATGAGCTTAGAAGGGAGTTAGGTATGGATGAGTATTTACCTGCTGTCCTACTGATGGGTGGAGGAGAAGGCATGGGCCCCATTGAGGCTACTGCTCGGGCACTTGGGGATGCATTGTTTAATGAGACCCTTGGGGAGCCTATTGGTCAAATGCTAGTCATCTGTGGCCGTAACAAAAAGCTGGCTAACAAGTTGCAATCGATTGATTGGAAAATTCCTGTTAAG GTTTTGGGATTCGTTACCAAGATGGAAGAATGCATGGGTGCATGTGACTGCATTATAACAAAg GCTGGACCAGGTACTATTGCTGAAGCTATGATTAGGGGCCTTCCTATCATTCTCAATGGCTACATTGCTGGGCag GAAGCAGGCAATGTTCCTTATGTTGTAGAGAATGGATGCGGCAAGTTCTCAAAATCACCAAAAGAGATTGCAAAGATTGTCGCTGATTGGTTTGGACCCAAGGCTGACGAACTCAACACCATGTCACAACACGCcctgaagctcgcacggccggATGCCGTGTTCAAAATCGTCCACGATCTTGATGAGTTGGTAAGAGAAAGAAGCCTTCTTGTACCAGAGTATTCATGCGTAACTTAA
- the LOC120256797 gene encoding VQ motif-containing protein 11-like, translating to MERPSKPSSPAAMAPTVYVQAEEHTFRDLVQRLTGASPSDGSPTPSSSHSAVGPRRSSYKLQDRRGSSFRNLEIHQLAVPSFLSHRSSSPSISSPITPLTSDLLFSPAEDLEERAIAEKGFYLHPSHRDGAPPELLHLFPMSSPSQSQCDLLRST from the coding sequence ATGGAGAGACCTTCAAAACCTAGCTCGCCGGCGGCGATGGCGCCGACGGTGTACGTACAAGCGGAGGAGCACACGTTCCGGGATCTCGTACAGCGGCTCACCGGCGCTTCCCCATCCGACGGAAGTCCAACTCCTTCGTCGTCACACTCCGCCGTCGGACCTCGCCGTTCTTCCTACAAGCTCCAAGATCGCCGTGGTTCCAGCTTCCGCAACCTCGAGATCCACCAGCTCGCCGTCCCCTCCTTTCTCTCTCATCGTTCGTCTTCTCCCTCGATCTCTAGCCCTATTACGCCATTGACCTCAGATCTGCTGTTTTCCCCGGCGGAGGATCTCGAGGAACGGGCCATCGCTGAGAAAGGGTTTTATCTTCATCCATCTCATCGCGACGGCGCTCCGCCGGAACTTCTCCACTTGTTCCCGATGAGCTCGCCGTCGCAATCTCAATGCGACCTGCTGAGATCGACGTAG
- the LOC120253142 gene encoding probable monogalactosyldiacylglycerol synthase 1, chloroplastic isoform X2, producing the protein MSISDLMQVFVTDLWTDHTPWPFNQLPKSYNFLVKHGTLWKMTYYGSAPRLVHQPHFAATSTFIAREVEKGLMKYQPDIIISVHPLMQHVPLRILRAKGLLNKIVFTTVVTDLSTCHPTWFHKLVTRCYCPSTEVAKRALKAGLKPSQIKVYGLPVRPSFVKQVRPKDELRRELGMDEYLPAVLLMGGGEGMGPIEATARALGDALFNETLGEPIGQMLVICGRNKKLANKLQSIDWKIPVKVLGFVTKMEECMGACDCIITKAGPGTIAEAMIRGLPIILNGYIAGQEAGNVPYVVENGCGKFSKSPKEIAKIVADWFGPKADELNTMSQHALKLARPDAVFKIVHDLDELVRERSLLVPEYSCVT; encoded by the exons ATGAGTATCAG TGATTTGATGCAGGTTTTTGTTACAGATTTGTGGACGGATCACACGCCATGGCCGTTCAATCAGCTTCCCAAAAGCTATAATTTTTTGGTGAAGCATGGGACTTTGTGGAAGATGACTTATTATGGTTCTGCTCCGCGGTTGGTGCATCAGCCTCACTTTGCTGCCACTTCCACTTTCATTGCTAG GGAGGTTGAGAAAGGACTCATGAAGTATCAGCCAGATATTATTATCAGTGTACATCCGCTTATGCAACATGTGCCCCTTCGAATTTTACGGGCCAAAGGTCTGCTGAACAAGATTGTTTTTACGACAGTTGTCACAGATCTTAGCACTTGCCATCCAACATG GTTTCACAAACTTGTAACAAGATGCTATTGCCCTTCTACTGAAGTAGCAAAAAGGGCACTAAAAGCTGGGTTGAAGCCTTCCCAAATTAAGGTCTATGGCCTTCCAGTACGGCCATCTTTTGTTAAACAAGTTCGACCAAAG GATGAGCTTAGAAGGGAGTTAGGTATGGATGAGTATTTACCTGCTGTCCTACTGATGGGTGGAGGAGAAGGCATGGGCCCCATTGAGGCTACTGCTCGGGCACTTGGGGATGCATTGTTTAATGAGACCCTTGGGGAGCCTATTGGTCAAATGCTAGTCATCTGTGGCCGTAACAAAAAGCTGGCTAACAAGTTGCAATCGATTGATTGGAAAATTCCTGTTAAG GTTTTGGGATTCGTTACCAAGATGGAAGAATGCATGGGTGCATGTGACTGCATTATAACAAAg GCTGGACCAGGTACTATTGCTGAAGCTATGATTAGGGGCCTTCCTATCATTCTCAATGGCTACATTGCTGGGCag GAAGCAGGCAATGTTCCTTATGTTGTAGAGAATGGATGCGGCAAGTTCTCAAAATCACCAAAAGAGATTGCAAAGATTGTCGCTGATTGGTTTGGACCCAAGGCTGACGAACTCAACACCATGTCACAACACGCcctgaagctcgcacggccggATGCCGTGTTCAAAATCGTCCACGATCTTGATGAGTTGGTAAGAGAAAGAAGCCTTCTTGTACCAGAGTATTCATGCGTAACTTAA
- the LOC120283801 gene encoding protein ORANGE, chloroplastic produces the protein MGTTLYCSCASPAAVPPSLIVRRRSGGTGWAVFSPSMKSVKAPSLVVRASIVDSHESSSDFAKRMEQAWLISQQPGPVACSSCESNGYVECKWCRGTGFFILGNNLLCEVPSRNTTCVICAGKGSACCPDCKGTGFRAKWLGDPPPPPPPPTHQ, from the exons ATGGGGACGACGTTGTACTGCTCCTGCGCGTCTCCGGCGGCCGTGCCGCCGTCGCTCATCGTCCGCCGTCGCTCCGGTGGGACGGGATGGGCGGTCTTCTCTCCTTCTATGAAGTCCGTGAAGGCTCCGAGCCTAGTGGTCAGGGCATCGATAGTGGATTCGCATGAGAGCTCCTCGGATTTCGCCAAGCGGATGGAGCAGGCCTGGCTCATCTCCCAA CAACCAGGGCCGGTCGCTTGTTCTTCTTGTGAATCAAATGGATATGTCGAGTGCAAATGGTGTCGAGGCACAGGTTTCTTCATCCTCGGCAACAATTTGCTGTGTGAAGTACCCTCAAGGAACACTACTTGTGTCATATGTGCAGGGAAG GGTTCTGCATGTTGTCCCGATTGCAAAGGCACAGGTTTTCGCGCGAAATGGTTGGGCGATccaccaccaccgccacctCCTCCTACTCACCAGTGA
- the LOC120251124 gene encoding CHD3-type chromatin-remodeling factor PICKLE codes for MSSLVERLRVRSEKRPLYNDGESDDDFVAPPKPKPEDQKPERILREDAKEGACQSCGESGESKDLTGCATCTYAFHLKCVLPPRKTFPSDSWSCPECVSPLNEVEKILDCEMRPPTSDETDASKTGSKPKYAKHYLVKWKGLSYLHCTWVQEKEFLKAGKANPRLKTKLKSFSKQMDGMDNSEDDWIAIRPEWTTVDRIIASRKIGEEREYFVKWKELPYDECYWENESDISAFKPEIERFNMIQSRGRKKLSNKNKVSNRDSNELKHNQKEFQQYEQTPQFLSGALHPYQLEGLNFLRYSWSKSTHVILADEMGLGKTIQSIAFLASLFEEKLTPHLVVAPLSTLRNWEREFATWAPQMNVVMYFGSAQARAVIRQYEFFFPKDKKNQKKKKTVKGDDKKKQSRVKFDVLLTSYEMINMDSVSLKPIQWECMIVDEGHRLKNKDSKLFLQLQLYSTNHRVLLTGTPLQNNLDELFMLMHFLDTGKIQDSKTTRVLTVRGIGESLDVCSVLKCPIIPGLAVAIHGYMGLFFQIFATVHVKASEPKEPADANEGLRQLLDFSGKMQLLDKMMVKLKEQGHRVLIYSQFQHMLDLLEDYLSYKKWNYERIDGKVSGAERQIRIDRFNAKNSTRFCFLLSTRAGGLGINLATADTVIIYDSDWNPHADLQAMARAHRLGQTNKVMIYRLITRGTIEERMMQMTKKKMILEHLVVGRLKAQTVNQEELDDIIRYGSKELFADENDEAGKARQIHYDDAAIDRLLNRDQVDNEEAPLDDEDDDFLKAFKVCPTFAQLSLLPTHMSFMRFCYNVAL; via the exons ATGAGTAGTTTGGTTGAAAGGCTTCGAGTGAGATCGGAGAAGAGGCCGCTCTACAATGACGGGGAGTCTGATGATGATTTCGTTGCTCCGCCGAAGCCTAAGCCGGAGGACCAGAAGCCGGAGCGAATTTTGAGGGAAGATGCG AAGGAAGGTGCATGCCAGTCTTGTGGTGAGAGTGGGGAATCCAAGGATCTTACGGGATGTGCAACCTGCACATATGCTTTTCACCTAAAATGTGTACTTCCTCCCCGTAAAACATTTCCTTCTGATTCTTGGAGTTGCCCTGAATGT GTTAGCCCTTTGAATGAAgttgaaaaaattttagacTGTGAGATGCGTCCCCCTACATCAGATGAAACTGACGCTTCAAAGACTGGTTCAAAACCAAAATATGCGAAGCACTATCTTGTAAAATGGAAGGGGTTGTCCTACCTTCATTGTACATG GGTGCAGGAGAAAGAATTTTTGAAAGCTGGCAAGGCCAATCCCCGGTTAAAGACTAAATTGAAAAGCTTTAGTAAACAAATGGATGGCATGGATAACTCTGAGGATGACTGGATTGCTATCAGGCCTGAATGGACAacagttgatagaattattgccTCCAG AAAAATTGGTGAGGAACGGGAGTATTTTGTCAAGTGGAAAGAACTTCCTTATGATGAATGCTACTGGGAAAATGAATCAGACATTTCTGCTTTTAAACCTGAAATTGAAAGGTTTAATATGATCCAATCCAGGGGCCGTAAGAAATTATCTAACAAAAATAAGGTGTCTAATCGTGATTCAAATGAATTGAAGCACAATCAAAAAGAATTTCAGCAGTATGAGCAAACTCCTCAATTTCTTTCAG GTGCATTACATCCTTATCAGCTTGAGGGCTTAAATTTTCTGCGCTATTCTTGGTCCAAGAGTACACATGTTATCCTTGCAGATGAGATGGGTCTTG GAAAAACTATTCAAAGCATTGCCTTTCTTGCTTCACTTTTTGAAGAAAAGTTAACTCCTCATTTGGTTGTGGCACCTCTTTCAACATTGCGCAACTGGGAACGTGAATTTGCAACTTGGGCACCACAAATGAATGTT GTAATGTATTTTGGATCTGCACAGGCTCGTGCTGTAATCAGACAGTATGAGTTCTTCTTTCCCAAAGACAAAAAGaatcagaaaaaaaagaaaactgtTAAAGGTGATGATAAAAAGAAGCAATCAAGAGTCAAGTTTGATGTTCTTTTGACATCATATGAAATGATCAACATGGATTCAGTGTCCTTAAAACCTATACAGTGGGAATGCATG ATAGTTGATGAGGGCCACCGTCTCAAGAACAAAGACTCaaaattatttcttcaactacAACTTTACTCTACCAATCATCGTGTGCTTTTGACTGGCACTCCTCTTCAG aaCAATCTAGACgagttgttcatgctcatgcACTTTCTGGATACTGGAAAG ATACAG gaCAGCAAAACCACTCGAGTGTTAACTGTAAGAGGTATCGGAGAATCTTTAGACGTTTGTTCGGTTTTGAAGTGTCCAATTATACCTGGTCTTGCTGTCGCTATTCATGGTTATATGGGCCTATTCTTCCAAA TTTTCGCCACCGTACATGTTAAAGCGAGTGAACCCAAAGAGCCAGCAGATGCCAATGAAGGGTTAAG ACAACTTTTGGACTTCTCTGGAAAAATGCAGCTACTGGATAAGATGATGGTGAAGCTTAAGGAGCAAGGTCATCGTGTCCTTATATATTCACAATTTCAGCATATGCTTGACTTATTGGAAGATTACCTTAGCTACAAG AAATGGAATTATGAGCGTATTGATGGGAAAGTCAGTGGAGCGGAAAGACAGATTCGTATTGATCGCTTCAATGCCAAAAATTCGACAAGGTTTTGTTTTCTGCTCTCTACGAGGGCTGGGGGGCTGGGGATTAATCTCGCAACTGCTGATACTGTTATTATATATGATAG TGATTGGAACCCACATGCCGATTTACAAGCTATGGCCAGGGCTCATCGGTTGGGCCAAACTAACAAG GTGATGATATATAGGCTCATCACTCGTGGAACCATTGAGGAAAGGATGATGCAGATGACCAAGAAGAAAATGATCTTAGAACATCTTGTCGTTGGTCGGCTCAAGGCACAAACAGTCAATCAG GAGGAGTTGGATGACATTATAAGGTATGGTTCGAAAGAACTATTTgccgatgagaatgatgaggctGGAAAAGCACGCCAAATTCACTATGATGATGCTGCAATTGATAG GTTACTGAATCGAGACCAAGTTGATAATGAGGAGGCTCCAttggatgatgaagatgatgattttCTGAAAGCTTTTAAAGTATGCCCTACTTTTGCTCAATTATCTTTGTTGCCAACTCACATGTCCTTTATGCGTTTTTGCTATAATGTGGCATTATGA